A genomic region of Coriobacteriia bacterium contains the following coding sequences:
- a CDS encoding ACT domain-containing protein produces the protein MPEAMVEQVSVFLQNERGRLAEVCRALGDGGFNMRALMVADTAEYGVARILCDRPHAARNALEAAGFGASLAEVVAVVVPDRPGGLADVLEQLGTRGVDVEYAYCFVEPEGDSAVDIFRVDDPQVARRALSDADVRTLDAADLYEPDAAG, from the coding sequence GTGCCTGAAGCGATGGTCGAGCAGGTCTCGGTCTTTCTCCAGAACGAGCGCGGAAGGCTCGCCGAGGTGTGCCGCGCGCTCGGGGACGGCGGGTTCAACATGCGGGCGCTGATGGTCGCCGACACCGCGGAGTACGGCGTCGCTCGCATACTGTGCGATCGCCCGCACGCGGCGCGGAACGCCCTGGAGGCTGCCGGATTCGGAGCCTCGCTGGCGGAGGTCGTCGCCGTGGTGGTCCCGGACCGGCCGGGCGGTCTCGCGGACGTGCTCGAGCAGCTGGGGACGCGCGGCGTCGATGTCGAGTACGCGTACTGCTTCGTCGAGCCCGAAGGCGACTCCGCGGTCGACATCTTCCGCGTCGACGACCCGCAGGTCGCGCGACGCGCGTTGTCGGACGCGGACGTGAGGACGTTGGACGCCGCGGACCTCTACGAGCCCGACGCCGCGGGGTAG